In Kangiella profundi, one DNA window encodes the following:
- the nuoI gene encoding NADH-quinone oxidoreductase subunit NuoI, whose amino-acid sequence MSRMRRWFRSYFLIELIRGLRITWAHLRKRKVTVQYPEEKTPQSPRFRGLHALRRYPNGEERCIACKLCEAVCPAAAITIEAGPREKDGTRRTTRYEIDMFKCIYCGFCEESCPVDSIVETRIFDYHFEKRGDNILTKEQLLAIGDRYEVMIAEDRAKDAKYR is encoded by the coding sequence ATGAGTCGAATGCGTCGCTGGTTCCGTAGCTACTTCCTGATTGAGCTGATTCGTGGCCTGAGAATCACTTGGGCACATTTGCGTAAGCGCAAAGTGACGGTGCAGTATCCGGAAGAAAAAACACCACAATCGCCGCGTTTCAGAGGTCTGCATGCATTGCGTCGTTACCCAAATGGAGAAGAGCGTTGCATTGCCTGTAAGTTATGCGAGGCAGTCTGTCCTGCGGCAGCGATTACGATAGAGGCCGGTCCACGGGAGAAGGATGGTACTCGTCGCACAACGCGCTACGAAATCGATATGTTTAAGTGCATCTACTGTGGCTTTTGTGAAGAGTCCTGTCCGGTAGATTCCATCGTAGAAACACGAATTTTTGATTACCACTTTGAAAAACGTGGCGACAATATACTGACCAAAGAGCAATTACTGGCGATTGGTGATCGCTATGAAGTCATGATTGCTGAGGACCGGGCAAAAGATGCTAAATACCGTTAA
- a CDS encoding NADH-quinone oxidoreductase subunit J: protein MTVEQIVFYVFATLTIVSALGVVTVRNSVQAVLCLVLTFFSAAVLWMLLEAEFLAVALVLVYVGAVMVLFLFVVMMLDVDFASLKQGFTRYVPLGILIAIGLLIGLYWVLRGEVFGLEAMPEPAKHAADHSNVESLGLLLYTDYFYAFEIAGVILLVSIVAAISLTFRGRRERRGQSVPSQHRASKDERLHIIKMDAEVAQDDESETDDSEKAVDKNSGRTKGESS from the coding sequence ATGACCGTTGAGCAAATTGTATTTTATGTCTTCGCCACGCTGACCATAGTGTCAGCGCTTGGCGTTGTGACTGTACGCAATTCGGTGCAGGCGGTGTTATGCCTGGTGCTGACTTTTTTCTCGGCGGCTGTACTGTGGATGTTGCTGGAAGCTGAGTTTCTGGCTGTAGCTCTGGTGCTGGTGTATGTGGGTGCCGTGATGGTGCTGTTCCTGTTTGTGGTCATGATGCTGGATGTAGACTTTGCCAGTTTAAAACAGGGCTTCACGCGCTATGTTCCTCTGGGCATTCTAATTGCCATTGGCTTGTTGATTGGACTTTACTGGGTGCTACGCGGCGAAGTATTTGGATTAGAGGCAATGCCAGAGCCAGCCAAACATGCTGCGGATCATAGTAACGTGGAAAGTCTAGGTTTGTTGCTCTACACCGACTACTTTTATGCATTTGAGATTGCCGGTGTAATTCTTCTGGTTTCCATCGTCGCTGCCATTTCATTAACCTTCCGTGGACGTCGCGAGCGCCGCGGCCAAAGCGTGCCTAGCCAGCACAGAGCCAGCAAGGATGAGCGTCTGCACATCATCAAGATGGATGCAGAGGTGGCGCAGGATGATGAGTCGGAAACGGATGATTCGGAAAAAGCAGTGGATAAAAATAGTGGCCGGACAAAGGGAGAATCTTCATGA
- the nuoK gene encoding NADH-quinone oxidoreductase subunit NuoK encodes MSLTHYLMVSAILFSISVIGIVINRKNVITLLMCIELMLLAVNTNFIAFSRYLNDEVGQIFVFFILTVAAAEAAIGLAILVVLFRSNKDIDVEELRELKG; translated from the coding sequence ATGAGTTTGACGCATTACCTGATGGTCAGCGCCATTTTGTTCTCAATCAGCGTGATTGGGATCGTGATTAATAGGAAGAATGTCATCACTCTGTTGATGTGCATCGAACTGATGTTACTGGCGGTAAACACCAACTTTATTGCTTTCTCCCGCTACTTAAATGATGAAGTTGGCCAAATTTTTGTGTTCTTCATTTTGACAGTAGCTGCAGCTGAGGCAGCGATCGGTCTAGCTATTCTGGTTGTACTGTTCCGCAGTAACAAAGATATCGATGTCGAAGAGCTTAGGGAGTTGAAAGGCTAA
- the nuoL gene encoding NADH-quinone oxidoreductase subunit L — MSMQTQLLLIVLAPLLGAILAGLLGKRLGKRLTHRLTILGVAVSFILSLRVFWGYLYGNAEPVDLTVYHWASFSELSIQIGFMIDSLSALMMVVVTFVSLMVHIYSIGYMHDDDGYQRFFSYISLFTFSMLMLVMANNFLQLFFGWEAVGLVSYLLIGFWYQKETAIFANMKAFLVNRVGDFGFILGIGAIFLLFGTFDYAPIFKTMGQAEEIMQISERSAENVLGLMSLDGSFVAWGDTSWPIITFICICLFIGAMGKSAQVPLHVWLPDSMEGPTPISALIHAATMVTAGVFMVARMSPLFEFSETALMVVTIIGAITALFMGLVAIVQNDIKRIIAYSTLSQLGYMVVALGVSAYSAAIFHLFTHAFFKALLFLGAGSVIVALHHEQNIRKMGGLYKRLPLTYWTTLIGTLALIGTPFFAGFYSKDAIIMATAVAQGPAASFAYFAVMAGVVVTALYSIRMLLVVFHGKSALDDEHLNQITESPRVITWPLIALAVPSLVIGWIMTQPMLDGNYFAESITVLASHDTMQAFREEFTGAMSFAIHGFMTPVFWLMLLGVIISVIFIWLKPGWGTAAGKILSPMNQLLQKKYYFDEINQKVFAKGTYSLGDMLWQYGDKAVIDDGIVNSGAQTVGRIGKKLRKLQTGYLYHYALVMVLGLIALLLWLMLRN, encoded by the coding sequence ATGAGCATGCAGACCCAGCTATTATTGATTGTGCTGGCTCCATTGTTAGGGGCCATACTGGCAGGCCTGTTAGGCAAGCGGCTGGGTAAGCGTTTAACGCATCGATTAACAATTCTTGGTGTGGCTGTATCATTCATTCTATCACTCAGAGTCTTCTGGGGTTATCTCTACGGTAACGCAGAGCCAGTTGATTTAACGGTTTATCATTGGGCCAGTTTCTCGGAGTTATCCATACAGATTGGCTTTATGATTGATAGCTTAAGTGCACTAATGATGGTGGTGGTTACTTTCGTCAGTCTGATGGTGCACATCTATTCGATTGGCTACATGCATGATGACGATGGTTATCAGCGCTTCTTTAGTTATATCTCACTGTTTACTTTCTCGATGCTGATGCTGGTAATGGCCAATAACTTCCTGCAATTATTCTTTGGCTGGGAAGCGGTTGGTCTGGTTTCTTATCTTCTAATTGGCTTTTGGTATCAGAAAGAAACAGCCATTTTCGCCAATATGAAGGCTTTTCTTGTCAATCGTGTCGGTGACTTTGGGTTTATCCTGGGCATTGGGGCGATTTTCCTGCTCTTTGGTACTTTTGATTATGCTCCTATTTTTAAAACCATGGGGCAGGCCGAAGAGATTATGCAAATCAGTGAACGTAGTGCTGAAAATGTGCTGGGCCTGATGAGTCTTGATGGAAGTTTTGTGGCCTGGGGTGATACCAGTTGGCCAATTATTACGTTTATATGTATCTGCCTGTTTATCGGTGCCATGGGTAAATCGGCACAGGTGCCGCTGCATGTATGGCTACCTGACTCGATGGAAGGCCCAACTCCAATTTCTGCCTTGATTCATGCGGCGACAATGGTTACCGCTGGCGTCTTCATGGTGGCGCGTATGTCTCCATTGTTCGAGTTTTCGGAAACCGCTTTAATGGTAGTAACCATTATCGGTGCCATCACAGCTTTATTCATGGGGCTGGTAGCGATTGTACAGAACGATATTAAGCGAATTATCGCCTATTCCACTTTATCTCAATTGGGTTACATGGTTGTGGCGCTTGGGGTTTCCGCCTATTCCGCAGCAATCTTCCATCTATTCACGCACGCCTTTTTCAAGGCACTGCTTTTCCTCGGAGCCGGTTCCGTTATTGTAGCCCTGCATCACGAACAGAATATTCGAAAAATGGGAGGCCTCTATAAGCGCTTACCATTGACCTACTGGACCACCTTGATAGGAACTCTGGCTTTGATTGGTACACCATTTTTCGCCGGGTTCTATTCAAAGGATGCCATTATTATGGCAACTGCTGTGGCGCAGGGACCAGCCGCCAGTTTTGCCTATTTTGCAGTAATGGCTGGAGTGGTGGTCACAGCGCTTTACAGTATTCGTATGTTGCTGGTGGTGTTCCATGGCAAAAGTGCACTGGATGACGAGCATTTAAACCAGATAACCGAGTCGCCACGAGTCATCACCTGGCCATTAATAGCGTTAGCGGTTCCATCACTGGTGATTGGCTGGATTATGACTCAACCAATGCTGGATGGTAATTATTTTGCTGAGTCAATAACGGTGCTGGCGAGTCACGATACCATGCAGGCTTTTCGTGAGGAGTTTACAGGTGCCATGAGTTTTGCCATACATGGCTTCATGACACCGGTTTTCTGGTTGATGCTACTTGGTGTCATTATTTCCGTGATATTTATCTGGTTGAAACCGGGGTGGGGAACCGCTGCTGGAAAGATCCTCAGTCCAATGAATCAGCTGTTACAGAAAAAATATTATTTTGACGAAATCAATCAGAAAGTTTTCGCCAAAGGGACTTACTCGCTGGGCGATATGCT